AAGATTCAAACTCAGGCCAGTAAGAATTGCCGTTTTTTAGCCCACCTATAAAGCCACTTGAACTACTACTAGTTCCATTGGCCCCCATCCAACCATGTAGGTCCACCACTGAGTAAGAAATTCTTTTTGGCATGAAAATTGAGAAGTGTCATAGAGTCAAGTGGAGAAAGAATGAAGtagatgaatgaatgaaataatgaagtgaagagagaataaaacagAAAACACTAATGATGTTGCCttcttaaaaaaatatgaacCACTTGTAGTGCGACAGAGGGAGCATAAATTTATGgttaatatgattttttttattttattgtaaataTTATTGTGCATTGCAGTGACCGATCTAATCTTACATAAACTCCAAATCGACACATACTCAATTAAATTGTTCGATCTATTAATTATATAACAGCATATTACAAAAACACAATCACACGATAGAAGTTTGGAGCACACAGAAAGAAATACACATTGCTAGAACAAAAGTTCACACCACACCATATGCTAATCAAACACAAACCAAATTGCATAATCAACCTCACTGATGATGCCTTCTTCTAACTGCATtcctctcttctcttcttcttcttactcTTCTTTCATGTCTTCTTTTTCTCCTTCCTCTCTCAAAGAATATCTTGTCAGCAACCTCTTCTATCTTCTCAAAGTATCTTTCTCTCAAGCTCCTGCAACATAACAGAATCCATGCAATGCTTCCGAATCCCACAACATAACCAAACGCAGCAAACACATATTCCCACTCAATCTCCTCATCTTTTGATTCTGAATCCTCTGATGGTGATGGACCAGGTGGACGGCGGTTGTTAAAAACACAGTTTTCACATTACAAAAACACAATCACACATTGCTAAAAGAAAGTTTTACATCACATTTCATATATGCTCTAATTAAACACAAACCACATTGCTCAATCTCACTGATGATGCCTTCTTCTAAACGCATtcctctcttctcttcttcttacTCTTCTTTCATGTCTCTTTCTCCTTCCTCTCTCAAAGAATATCTTGTCAGCAACCTCTTCTATCTTCTCAAAGTATCTTTCTCTCAAGCTCCTGCAACATAACAGAATCCATGCAATGCTTCCGAATCCCACAACATAACCAAACGCAGCAAACACATATTCCCACTCAATCTCCTCATCTTTTGATTCTGAATCCTCTGATGGTGATGGACCAGGTGGACGGCGGTTGTTAAAAACACAGTTTTCACATTACAAAAACACAATCACACATTGCTAAAAGAAAGTTTTACATCACATTTCATATATGCTCTAATTAAACACAAACCACATTGCTCAACCTCACTGATGATGCCTTCTTCTAACTGCATtcctctcttctcttcttcttcttactcTTCTTTCATGTCTTCTTTTTCTCCTTCCTCTCTCAAAGAATATCTTGTCAGCAACCTCTTCTATCTTCTCAAAGTATCTTTCTCTCAAGCTCCTGCAACATAACAGAATCCATGCAATGCTTCCGAATCCCACAACATAACCAGACGCAGCAAACACATATTCCCACTCAATCTCCTCCTCTTTTGGTTCTGAATCCTCTGATGGCGATGGACCTGGTGGAGGGCGGTTGTTGAAACTTCCGTTGAGTGGGAAACCAGATAACCCCGCATTTCCTTCAAATGAATCCGCTGAAAACGTTTGAAAGTGGCTGCTAGTTGGGATCAGTCCAGTGAGATGATTGTAAGACAGATTCAAGAATGATAGGAAATCGAGTTTTGTGAGCTCATCTGGTATTCTCCCGGTGAGCTTGTTTGAAGAGAGGTCGAGCGACCCAAGCTCTGTCAAGGCACCCAATGATCTTGGGATTGCATGAGTGAGAGAGTTGTGTGATAAGTTGAGAAGATAGAGTGAGGTGAGACTACCAATTGCATCTGGTATTTCTTTCTCAAAATGATTGGAAGACAAATCAATGCATGTAAAGTCAGGCCAAATCTTCACAAGCCTCACTTCTACATTTTTCACAATTATTGTCACCTCATCCCGATATAAATAACTTGCATTTAAAATATCGGAGGGTGAACGCCTTAAATGTGCCTGACTTTGTAGCATCATTCCTCTCCAGCTTGAGAAGTTTAGGGAATCCAGAGTGCCACTTAAATGATTTGAAGATATATCCAAAATTTGAAGATCAGGCCAACTCTTACCACATCTCAACTCTCCATGGAATCTGTTGGAGCGCAACACAAGAACCTTCAAGCTCTCCGGCAGCGCCATGCAAGGGAAACTATCATCAAAGTTGTTGTTTCCAACATTCATCACCGCTAATTCTACACAATTTGCCAAAGACTTGGGAATCTTCCCTCCTAAGTTGTTGTCACTAACATCAAAGGTTTTTAGCCCACACTCCCAATTAAATGTATCAGGGATAACACCAATAAAGTTGTTTCCCCTAAGATTGAGCACTTTAAGGTAATAACTTTCTTGCAGTAGGCAGGGAGGTATGCTACCGATTAAGTTATTGAAAGACAAGTCGAGAACCATAAGTCTTGATATACTGCATATAGAGGTTGGAATTACTCCGGTTAGCCTATTGTTTGCGAGAAACAAGAAATTGGCAAAATAATAATCAGATTCGTTTTCGTTTGCGTTTGCGTCTGGACGGAGTAAGGGAAACTCACAACTCAAAAGGTTTGAGTGTAAGTCTAGTGTATAAAGAGAAGTAGGTATATGGTAAGGCTTTTGCAAATCTGTCAGAAGATTAAGAGAAAGGTTCAAAGAGATCATTCCAGATCCCCAAATCCAACTAGGAATATCCCCTCGCAAATGATTGTTTGAGAGGTCCAAATCTGCCAAATAGGATAAATTTCTAAGATTTGGGAAATCATGCAGATTGCAGGATGACATGTGCAATAAATTTAAGTTTGAACTTGAACTCATGTTGGTTGTGTCAACTGACAAGTTGTTGTTAGAAAGACTAAGTTCTGAAAGTATTGTAAGACTTCGAATCTTATTCAGTTTGAAAGTGCCGTTGAACAAGTTGTCGGAAAGGTAAACTATTTCCATATTTcgtagctggaagaagaagttCGGAATAGGACCTCCAATTCTATTAACGCTTAAATATAGCTCAGCAAGGTTAGAGTAGGCTAAAATGGAAATTTCTTTGATTTGTCCACTGAATTGGTTGTTGGATAGATGAAGAACACCAATTGAAGGGAGGGTAAAAAGATGGTGAGGAATGGTGCCGTTCAATGAATTGTGGCTTAAATCTAAACGACTGAGGTTTGTAAGACCTTGAAAATGCAAGTGAGAAAGTGAGCCCATTAGATTATTATCCCTAAGCTTTATGGATTCAAGATTCTTGCAGTTATGAAATGAAGGAATCGAACCAGTGAGGAAGTTAGTCGGTAAGTAGAGTTCAACTAGCTGAGTTAGGTTGGCCAGCGTGGATGGAATTGGTCCCTTGAAACCAGACTCTGACAAATCAAGGATTGCCAAATTTGGGAGACGATGGAATTGGTTAGGAATCTCAGTTGTGGTGAAGTCATTGGATGAGAGGCCAAGCCTCGACAAGTATGTCAACTGGAAAAGAGCTGATGACTCACCAATTCTGCCGGAGATGCCCTCGCTGTTGAGGAGCAAACTGATAACGTGACCCGAGTCATCGCATCCCACGCGCTTCCATTCGCAACAATCACCTGTCCCATTCCAATGCTCTAAACCCTGTGAAATGGATAGAGCTCAACAATGAGTCCATTTCCGGTGGAGTCAATGATTCATCGAGCCTCTTCAAACTCGATCACCCGAATTTGGAGATGCTTGTTGGGAATCTAACAGGGCTTACAGAGCTCTATCTTGATGGTGTCAATGTTACTTCCTCTCACGACAGGAAAGAATGGAGTCGTGTGATATCATCGTTTTTGCCTAACATCACCGGGCTGAGTTTGTGCCGGTGCTCTCTGCTTGGCCCTTTGTTTAAGTCCTTCTGGCAACTCCGTTCCCTGTCTGTTCTTCGACTAGATCTGAATGATCTGTCCAGAGTAGTTCGGGACATGTTCGCCAGTTTTTCGAGTTTGAACACTTTGAGCCTTGTTGGGTGTGGTTTGGAAGGTTTCTTTCCTGGAGTGATATTTGGTATTCCAGGTTTGGAAAATCTTGATTTGTCTCATAATAAACTGCTTAGCGGAAGCGTACCACCATTTACAAAGACAGGGTCTGTTAAGTCTATGAGGCTGAGTGTCACTAATTTTTCGGGTATCATACCAAGTTCGCTTAGCAATCTCAGGTCGTTGTCGGAGATAGACCTGTCCGATTGCCTTTTCACCGGTTCGCTTCCTTCCACCTTTGCTTCACTGACTGAACCCTAACTTATGTAGACTTGTCTTATAGCTCTTTGATAGGAGTGAAAGGCTCGTTCGCCGCACCAATTGTTAGGAGTGAAAGGCGGAAGAGAGGTTTAGAGCACGAGTTATGCTCACCAATTCGAAAATTGATAGGAGTGAAAGGCGGAAGAGAGGTTTAGAGCACGAGTTATGCTCCCAATTCGAAACAATGCTTTGTAAATGCAAGAATAAGAGG
This sequence is a window from Salvia splendens isolate huo1 chromosome 14, SspV2, whole genome shotgun sequence. Protein-coding genes within it:
- the LOC121764527 gene encoding receptor-like protein 33; amino-acid sequence: MDSLLSSIHFTGFRALEWDSEGISGRIGESSALFQLTYLSRLGLSSNDFTTTEIPNQFHRLPNLAILDLSESGFKGPIPSTLANLTQLVELYLPTNFLTGSIPSFHNCKNLESIKLRDNNLMGSLSHLHFQGLTNLSRLDLSHNSLNGTIPHHLFTLPSIGVLHLSNNQFSGQIKEISILAYSNLAELYLSVNRIGGPIPNFFFQLRNMEIVYLSDNLFNGTFKLNKIRSLTILSELSLSNNNLSVDTTNMSSSSNLNLLHMSSCNLHDFPNLRNLSYLADLDLSNNHLRGDIPSWIWGSGMISLNLSLNLLTDLQKPYHIPTSLYTLDLHSNLLSCEFPLLRPDANANENESDYYFANFLFLANNRLTGVIPTSICSISRLMVLDLSFNNLIGSIPPCLLQESYYLKVLNLRGNNFIGVIPDTFNWECGLKTFDVSDNNLGGKIPKSLANCVELAVMNVGNNNFDDSFPCMALPESLKVLVLRSNRFHGELRCGKSWPDLQILDISSNHLSGTLDSLNFSSWRGMMLQSQAHLRRSPSDILNASYLYRDEVTIIVKNVEVRLVKIWPDFTCIDLSSNHFEKEIPDAIGSLTSLYLLNLSHNSLTHAIPRSLGALTELGSLDLSSNKLTGRIPDELTKLDFLSFLNLSYNHLTGLIPTSSHFQTFSADSFEGNAGLSGFPLNGSFNNRPPPGPSPSEDSEPKEEEIEWEYVFAASGYVVGFGSIAWILLCCRSLRERYFEKIEEVADKIFFERGRRKRRHERRVRRRREERNAVRRRHHQ
- the LOC121764528 gene encoding receptor-like protein 6, whose amino-acid sequence is MLVGNLTGLTELYLDGVNVTSSHDRKEWSRVISSFLPNITGLSLCRCSLLGPLFKSFWQLRSLSVLRLDLNDLSRVVRDMFASFSSLNTLSLVGCGLEGFFPGVIFGIPGLENLDLSHNKLLSGSVPPFTKTGSVKSMRLSVTNFSGIIPSSLSNLRSLSEIDLSDCLFTGSLPSTFASLTEP